CACCCAGCCCTCTGTCGCGCCCTTGCCTTTTCCCATCCGGACCTCGGCCGGTTTCTTGGAGTAGCTCCGGTCGGGGAAAATCCGAATCCAGACCTTCCCGCCCCGGCGCACGTGGCGGTTGATCGCAATCCGGGCCGCCTCAATCTGGCGAGCCGAGATTTTCCCCACCGTCACGG
This genomic window from bacterium contains:
- the rplP gene encoding 50S ribosomal protein L16, translated to VTVGKISARQIEAARIAINRHVRRGGKVWIRIFPDRSYSKKPAEVRMGKGKGATEGWVAYVKPGRILYEMDGVAEDVAKEAFRLAAHKLPVQTKFVSAE